One genomic region from Anabaena sp. PCC 7108 encodes:
- the menA gene encoding 2-carboxy-1,4-naphthoquinone phytyltransferase — protein sequence MTQNQISIPKNKLWLAAIKPPMYSVAIMPIWVGSAVAFAETKILNPTIFSIFIAAAILILAWENISNDVFDAETGIDKNKHHSLVNLTGNKQLMFWLGNLCLGSGLLGIIAIALLQQNPTVIGIILLCCGLGYMYQGPPFRLGYQGLGEILCFFAFGPLGTSAAYYSQTQTWSITNLAASVIVGIVTSLVLFCSHFHQVKDDIAAGKRSPIVRLGTQTGAKVLVWFTASIYPFNLLFVLLGIFPVWTLLSWVSLPFAFKLCRHVLENHNQPDKVSNCKFIAVAVHFWSCLLLGVGFMLG from the coding sequence ATGACTCAAAATCAGATTTCTATACCCAAGAATAAATTATGGCTGGCGGCAATCAAACCGCCGATGTACAGTGTTGCTATTATGCCTATATGGGTAGGTTCAGCAGTAGCATTTGCGGAAACAAAGATTCTTAATCCGACAATATTTTCAATATTTATTGCTGCGGCAATTTTAATTCTGGCTTGGGAAAATATCAGTAATGATGTTTTTGATGCAGAAACAGGTATTGATAAAAATAAACATCACTCCCTTGTAAATTTGACTGGTAACAAGCAGTTAATGTTTTGGCTAGGAAATTTATGTTTAGGTTCGGGTTTGCTAGGGATAATAGCGATCGCACTTCTACAACAAAACCCAACTGTAATTGGTATCATTCTGCTATGCTGCGGCTTGGGCTATATGTACCAGGGACCTCCCTTTCGTCTAGGATATCAGGGTTTGGGGGAAATTCTCTGCTTTTTCGCCTTTGGCCCCTTGGGAACGTCAGCAGCATACTACAGTCAAACTCAAACTTGGTCAATCACTAATTTAGCAGCTTCGGTGATTGTTGGCATTGTTACTAGTTTAGTTCTATTTTGCTCACACTTCCACCAAGTTAAAGATGACATAGCGGCTGGAAAGCGATCTCCTATTGTTCGCTTAGGTACTCAAACAGGTGCTAAAGTCTTAGTCTGGTTCACTGCTAGTATCTATCCTTTTAATCTATTATTCGTTTTATTAGGAATTTTTCCAGTTTGGACGCTGTTAAGTTGGGTAAGTTTACCCTTTGCATTCAAATTATGTCGCCACGTTTTAGAAAATCACAACCAACCAGACAAAGTCAGTAACTGTAAATTCATCGCTGTCGCTGTGCATTTCTGGAGTTGTTTGCTGTTGGGTGTAGGATTTATGCTGGGGTAA
- a CDS encoding o-succinylbenzoate synthase, translated as MNYQFSWRAINHKFTRPVVTNHGIWEIRESIIIRLIDVKGKVSWGEISPISWFGSETIEQALDFCHQLPIEITSEIILAIPDHLPACQFAFESALSRLGETSEFITLQNLTYSGLLSAGEAALNQWQSLWEQGYKTFKWKIGVDNIAQELEIFNLLIQNLPDSAKLRLDANGGLNYKSAKLWLQTCDNFQPKIEFIEQPLAVNQFAEVLELSNSYSTAIALDESVATLQQLEHYYQQGWRGIFVIKPGIAGSPSRLRKFCQQHNIDTVFSSVFETPIAREAALQLAAELSLNNRAVGFGINHFFTQPDSTFPQSLWKNL; from the coding sequence ATGAATTATCAATTTTCCTGGCGTGCAATTAATCACAAATTCACTCGTCCTGTAGTGACAAATCATGGAATTTGGGAAATCCGCGAAAGCATAATTATTCGCCTAATTGATGTTAAGGGTAAAGTTAGTTGGGGAGAAATTTCCCCTATAAGTTGGTTTGGTTCTGAAACTATTGAACAAGCTTTAGATTTTTGTCACCAACTACCAATAGAAATTACATCAGAAATAATTTTGGCGATTCCAGATCACTTACCAGCTTGTCAATTTGCTTTTGAATCAGCCTTATCAAGATTAGGTGAAACATCAGAATTTATCACTCTTCAAAATCTCACCTATAGTGGTTTATTATCAGCAGGAGAAGCCGCTTTAAATCAATGGCAAAGTTTATGGGAACAGGGATATAAAACATTTAAATGGAAGATTGGGGTAGATAATATTGCCCAAGAATTAGAAATCTTTAATTTACTAATTCAAAACTTACCCGATTCGGCAAAACTACGTTTAGATGCTAATGGTGGACTCAACTACAAATCAGCAAAATTATGGCTACAAACTTGCGATAATTTCCAACCAAAAATAGAATTTATCGAACAACCTTTAGCTGTGAATCAATTTGCAGAAGTATTAGAATTGAGTAATTCATATTCTACAGCCATTGCTTTAGATGAATCTGTCGCCACTTTACAACAACTCGAACACTATTATCAACAAGGTTGGCGAGGAATTTTTGTGATTAAACCGGGAATAGCTGGTTCACCATCTCGGTTGAGAAAATTTTGCCAACAACATAATATTGATACAGTATTTTCATCTGTATTTGAAACCCCAATTGCTAGAGAAGCCGCACTGCAATTAGCAGCAGAATTATCTCTAAATAATCGTGCTGTTGGTTTTGGTATTAACCACTTTTTTACACAACCAGATTCAACCTTTCCTCAAAGTCTATGGAAAAACCTCTAG